The following are from one region of the Bactrocera oleae isolate idBacOlea1 chromosome 6, idBacOlea1, whole genome shotgun sequence genome:
- the LOC106625565 gene encoding insulin-like growth factor-binding protein complex acid labile subunit isoform X3 yields the protein MQATKRLEQFRDLQMPRSADAERDRGRVSGYLAWHSCVQSQRRLPRFYTIALLPAAQSGEHQMQTKWAQITDLDLSQVGALNLGDDGFSSFIALERLNLTNAQLSGLKPQYFPNDSKLEMLDASWNDLQSLRAVNFQRLTQLRVANFSQNNLKFVAADAFAVLVHLEQLNLENNALMNASVGVCNNLRELRLGHNDIKKISEYEFMGLPQLRHLCLSFNSIHSIANGAFQALSTLTVLNLSGNSLRKLSAETFRGMERIPLQCLDLSSNDLSSLTSELFTTLRQLQVLNLSGNQLESPPAGLFVGLTQLRKLYIYDNDIGIFHTNTFANLTALDTLDLSGNNVQQFHANVFGTTALPRFRKLLIKTNNLKHLHPLAFDALPFMKYLSLGYNELTTLDRRMFEPMRSLRKLHLGNNLFEEMSLDVLHALGELSELLLDNNKLSFLPNMANIAFPNMRKFSLEGNPWQCKCLDDILDWLNSKQVDYFRPQSPYYQGKRSLCVVTSKDVCVRNLAQVKEEGFAELQDNYTEN from the exons ATGCAAGCCACTAAGCGGCTCGAACAATTTCGGGATCTACAGATGCCAAGGAGTGCAGACGCTGAGCGAGATAGAGGAAGAGTTAGTGGCTACTTGGCGTGGCATAGTTGTGTGCAATCGCAAAGAAGATTACCTCGATTTTACAC AATTGCTTTATTACCAGCAGCACAATCGGGAGAGCATCAAATGCAAACAAAGTGGGCGCAGATTACTGATTTGGATCTATCGCAGGTTGGTGCTTTGAACCTTGGAGACGATGGCTTCAGCTCGTTCATTGCTTTAGAGCGTTTAAACTTAACAAATGCGCAATTGAGCGGATTGAAGCCTCAGTATTTTCCAAATGACTCAAAACTGGAGATGCTGGATGCGAGCTGGAATGATCTTCAGAGCTTAAGAGCAGTGAATTTTCAGCGTTTAACACAGTTGAGGGTGgcgaatttttcacaaaataatttaaagttcgTGGCAGCAGATGCCTTTGCAGTATTGGTGCATTTGGAGCAACTTAATTTGGAGAACAATGCGCTGATGAACGCCTCAGTCGGTGTCTGTAATAATCTAAGAGAGCTAAGACTCGGACATAATGACATAAAAAAG ATATCGGAGTATGAATTTATGGGCTTGCCACAACTGCGACATCTGTGCCTTAGCTTCAACTCTATACACAGCATCGCCAATGGCGCGTTTCAGGCGCTAAGCACACTTACGGTACTCAACCTTTCTGGTAATTCATTACGTAAACTTTCCGCAGAAACATTTCGAGGAATGGAGCGTATACCATTACAATGTCTAGACCTCAGCTCAAATGATTTGAGCAGTTTGACATCTGAGCTCTTTACAACTTTACGTCAATTACAAGTTCTGAACCTCAGTGGCAATCAGTTGGAATCTCCACCGGCCGGTCTTTTCGTAGGACTGACGCAGCTACGTAAGCTGTATATTTACGACAACGATATCGGCATATTTCATACCAACACTTTTGCAAATCTCACTGCTCTCGACACACTTGACCTATCTGGGAACAATGTACAACAGTTTCATGCCAACGTTTTTGGTACAACGGCCCTACCACGCTTCCGAAAGCTTTTGATAAAAACCAACAACTTGAAGCACCTACACCCGCTAGCTTTTGATGCCCTGCCCTTCATGAAATACCTTTCATTGGGCTACAATGAACTGACTACTCTAGATAGACGTATGTTCGAACCAATGCGCAGCCTGCGAAAACTCCACTTGggtaataatttgtttgaagaaATGTCCTTGGACGTGTTGCATGCACTTGGCGAGCTGTCAGAGCTATTGTTGGATAATAACAAGCTGTCATTTCTACCAAATATGGCAAACATAGCATTTCCCAACATGCGGAAGTTCTCGTTGGAAGGCAATCCATGGCAGTGTAAATGCCTTGACGATATCCTGGATTGGTTGAATTCGAAACAAGTGGACTACTTTAGGCCTCAGAGCCCGTATTATCAGGGCAAGAGATCTCTGTGTGTCGTAACGAGCAAAGATGTATGCGTTAGAAATTTGGCGCAGGTGAAAGAGGAAGGTTTCGCTGAATTACAGGATAATTATACGGAGAACTag
- the LOC106625565 gene encoding insulin-like growth factor-binding protein complex acid labile subunit isoform X2: MSQRELAFILILYITFHQRLQLSAAQKCKPLSGSNNFGIYRCQGVQTLSEIEEELVATWRGIVVCNRKEDYLDFTPQSGEHQMQTKWAQITDLDLSQVGALNLGDDGFSSFIALERLNLTNAQLSGLKPQYFPNDSKLEMLDASWNDLQSLRAVNFQRLTQLRVANFSQNNLKFVAADAFAVLVHLEQLNLENNALMNASVGVCNNLRELRLGHNDIKKISEYEFMGLPQLRHLCLSFNSIHSIANGAFQALSTLTVLNLSGNSLRKLSAETFRGMERIPLQCLDLSSNDLSSLTSELFTTLRQLQVLNLSGNQLESPPAGLFVGLTQLRKLYIYDNDIGIFHTNTFANLTALDTLDLSGNNVQQFHANVFGTTALPRFRKLLIKTNNLKHLHPLAFDALPFMKYLSLGYNELTTLDRRMFEPMRSLRKLHLGNNLFEEMSLDVLHALGELSELLLDNNKLSFLPNMANIAFPNMRKFSLEGNPWQCKCLDDILDWLNSKQVDYFRPQSPYYQGKRSLCVVTSKDVCVRNLAQVKEEGFAELQDNYTEN, encoded by the exons ATGAGTCAACGTGAGCTTGCGTTTATCCTGATTTTATACATAACATTTCACCAACGTTTGCAGTTATCTGCTGCACAGAAATGCAAGCCACTAAGCGGCTCGAACAATTTCGGGATCTACAGATGCCAAGGAGTGCAGACGCTGAGCGAGATAGAGGAAGAGTTAGTGGCTACTTGGCGTGGCATAGTTGTGTGCAATCGCAAAGAAGATTACCTCGATTTTACAC CACAATCGGGAGAGCATCAAATGCAAACAAAGTGGGCGCAGATTACTGATTTGGATCTATCGCAGGTTGGTGCTTTGAACCTTGGAGACGATGGCTTCAGCTCGTTCATTGCTTTAGAGCGTTTAAACTTAACAAATGCGCAATTGAGCGGATTGAAGCCTCAGTATTTTCCAAATGACTCAAAACTGGAGATGCTGGATGCGAGCTGGAATGATCTTCAGAGCTTAAGAGCAGTGAATTTTCAGCGTTTAACACAGTTGAGGGTGgcgaatttttcacaaaataatttaaagttcgTGGCAGCAGATGCCTTTGCAGTATTGGTGCATTTGGAGCAACTTAATTTGGAGAACAATGCGCTGATGAACGCCTCAGTCGGTGTCTGTAATAATCTAAGAGAGCTAAGACTCGGACATAATGACATAAAAAAG ATATCGGAGTATGAATTTATGGGCTTGCCACAACTGCGACATCTGTGCCTTAGCTTCAACTCTATACACAGCATCGCCAATGGCGCGTTTCAGGCGCTAAGCACACTTACGGTACTCAACCTTTCTGGTAATTCATTACGTAAACTTTCCGCAGAAACATTTCGAGGAATGGAGCGTATACCATTACAATGTCTAGACCTCAGCTCAAATGATTTGAGCAGTTTGACATCTGAGCTCTTTACAACTTTACGTCAATTACAAGTTCTGAACCTCAGTGGCAATCAGTTGGAATCTCCACCGGCCGGTCTTTTCGTAGGACTGACGCAGCTACGTAAGCTGTATATTTACGACAACGATATCGGCATATTTCATACCAACACTTTTGCAAATCTCACTGCTCTCGACACACTTGACCTATCTGGGAACAATGTACAACAGTTTCATGCCAACGTTTTTGGTACAACGGCCCTACCACGCTTCCGAAAGCTTTTGATAAAAACCAACAACTTGAAGCACCTACACCCGCTAGCTTTTGATGCCCTGCCCTTCATGAAATACCTTTCATTGGGCTACAATGAACTGACTACTCTAGATAGACGTATGTTCGAACCAATGCGCAGCCTGCGAAAACTCCACTTGggtaataatttgtttgaagaaATGTCCTTGGACGTGTTGCATGCACTTGGCGAGCTGTCAGAGCTATTGTTGGATAATAACAAGCTGTCATTTCTACCAAATATGGCAAACATAGCATTTCCCAACATGCGGAAGTTCTCGTTGGAAGGCAATCCATGGCAGTGTAAATGCCTTGACGATATCCTGGATTGGTTGAATTCGAAACAAGTGGACTACTTTAGGCCTCAGAGCCCGTATTATCAGGGCAAGAGATCTCTGTGTGTCGTAACGAGCAAAGATGTATGCGTTAGAAATTTGGCGCAGGTGAAAGAGGAAGGTTTCGCTGAATTACAGGATAATTATACGGAGAACTag
- the LOC106625565 gene encoding insulin-like growth factor-binding protein complex acid labile subunit isoform X1: MSQRELAFILILYITFHQRLQLSAAQKCKPLSGSNNFGIYRCQGVQTLSEIEEELVATWRGIVVCNRKEDYLDFTPAQSGEHQMQTKWAQITDLDLSQVGALNLGDDGFSSFIALERLNLTNAQLSGLKPQYFPNDSKLEMLDASWNDLQSLRAVNFQRLTQLRVANFSQNNLKFVAADAFAVLVHLEQLNLENNALMNASVGVCNNLRELRLGHNDIKKISEYEFMGLPQLRHLCLSFNSIHSIANGAFQALSTLTVLNLSGNSLRKLSAETFRGMERIPLQCLDLSSNDLSSLTSELFTTLRQLQVLNLSGNQLESPPAGLFVGLTQLRKLYIYDNDIGIFHTNTFANLTALDTLDLSGNNVQQFHANVFGTTALPRFRKLLIKTNNLKHLHPLAFDALPFMKYLSLGYNELTTLDRRMFEPMRSLRKLHLGNNLFEEMSLDVLHALGELSELLLDNNKLSFLPNMANIAFPNMRKFSLEGNPWQCKCLDDILDWLNSKQVDYFRPQSPYYQGKRSLCVVTSKDVCVRNLAQVKEEGFAELQDNYTEN, translated from the exons ATGAGTCAACGTGAGCTTGCGTTTATCCTGATTTTATACATAACATTTCACCAACGTTTGCAGTTATCTGCTGCACAGAAATGCAAGCCACTAAGCGGCTCGAACAATTTCGGGATCTACAGATGCCAAGGAGTGCAGACGCTGAGCGAGATAGAGGAAGAGTTAGTGGCTACTTGGCGTGGCATAGTTGTGTGCAATCGCAAAGAAGATTACCTCGATTTTACAC CAGCACAATCGGGAGAGCATCAAATGCAAACAAAGTGGGCGCAGATTACTGATTTGGATCTATCGCAGGTTGGTGCTTTGAACCTTGGAGACGATGGCTTCAGCTCGTTCATTGCTTTAGAGCGTTTAAACTTAACAAATGCGCAATTGAGCGGATTGAAGCCTCAGTATTTTCCAAATGACTCAAAACTGGAGATGCTGGATGCGAGCTGGAATGATCTTCAGAGCTTAAGAGCAGTGAATTTTCAGCGTTTAACACAGTTGAGGGTGgcgaatttttcacaaaataatttaaagttcgTGGCAGCAGATGCCTTTGCAGTATTGGTGCATTTGGAGCAACTTAATTTGGAGAACAATGCGCTGATGAACGCCTCAGTCGGTGTCTGTAATAATCTAAGAGAGCTAAGACTCGGACATAATGACATAAAAAAG ATATCGGAGTATGAATTTATGGGCTTGCCACAACTGCGACATCTGTGCCTTAGCTTCAACTCTATACACAGCATCGCCAATGGCGCGTTTCAGGCGCTAAGCACACTTACGGTACTCAACCTTTCTGGTAATTCATTACGTAAACTTTCCGCAGAAACATTTCGAGGAATGGAGCGTATACCATTACAATGTCTAGACCTCAGCTCAAATGATTTGAGCAGTTTGACATCTGAGCTCTTTACAACTTTACGTCAATTACAAGTTCTGAACCTCAGTGGCAATCAGTTGGAATCTCCACCGGCCGGTCTTTTCGTAGGACTGACGCAGCTACGTAAGCTGTATATTTACGACAACGATATCGGCATATTTCATACCAACACTTTTGCAAATCTCACTGCTCTCGACACACTTGACCTATCTGGGAACAATGTACAACAGTTTCATGCCAACGTTTTTGGTACAACGGCCCTACCACGCTTCCGAAAGCTTTTGATAAAAACCAACAACTTGAAGCACCTACACCCGCTAGCTTTTGATGCCCTGCCCTTCATGAAATACCTTTCATTGGGCTACAATGAACTGACTACTCTAGATAGACGTATGTTCGAACCAATGCGCAGCCTGCGAAAACTCCACTTGggtaataatttgtttgaagaaATGTCCTTGGACGTGTTGCATGCACTTGGCGAGCTGTCAGAGCTATTGTTGGATAATAACAAGCTGTCATTTCTACCAAATATGGCAAACATAGCATTTCCCAACATGCGGAAGTTCTCGTTGGAAGGCAATCCATGGCAGTGTAAATGCCTTGACGATATCCTGGATTGGTTGAATTCGAAACAAGTGGACTACTTTAGGCCTCAGAGCCCGTATTATCAGGGCAAGAGATCTCTGTGTGTCGTAACGAGCAAAGATGTATGCGTTAGAAATTTGGCGCAGGTGAAAGAGGAAGGTTTCGCTGAATTACAGGATAATTATACGGAGAACTag